A section of the Brachyhypopomus gauderio isolate BG-103 chromosome 13, BGAUD_0.2, whole genome shotgun sequence genome encodes:
- the LOC143474129 gene encoding protein APCDD1-like, whose amino-acid sequence MFLSLNTAMITTIIFLLTAAAGWCDRLPPQSVRSVPVLMKKSYGTHSKQDQCHYMLKHLQDGDDIRVHVATNIVGHWVSESCEVRPGPEFLTRSYHFHSNHTFQGLQFYYQDNHCTEPSYTLLIQGSVQPRQGSWVVRGGTEADYQLSRVLLVAHSPAAARELQAKLAWRCGLKEHLEPELGYEVWAEGPEHAARRDCTRGLDFSMQELLLLRVERRHRHGDPGRQAEELFLGDLHTERAQRRLYKPSGYQPPLLSVKTCDHTCIMCRIISAADLHRPPILPSQNDHFLHLYGNWVSKRCEVRPGVLFLVRHFVFHEDSSIWEGHYYHYSDPLCRHPTFSISARGHYSQGVPSTTVMGGTEFTFTVTHMKVTPMDMATTSLLNIFSGDECGKQGSWRLGIQQDVTSTSGCAALGIRLPHTEYELFHMERDSSGHKLLFNGQRPTNGSSPDRPHKRATSYQPPLIHCIPSQEGIGKEGDHHFMLGNGSKIQYLRLLHVISLVTLVFSVI is encoded by the exons ATGTTTCTATCTTTAAACACAGCAATGATCACGACAATTATCTTCCTCTTGACCGCCG cTGCAGGTTGGTGTGACAGACTGCCTCCTCAGTCGGTCAGGTCTGTCCCAGTGCTGATGAAGAAGAGCTATGGGACCCATTCAAAACAGGACCAATGTCACTATATGCTTAAACATCTTCAAGATGGCGACGACATCAGGGTGCATGTGGCCACTAACATAGTGGGTCACTGGGTGTCTGAAAG CTGTGAGGTGAGACCCGGGCCAGAGTTCCTCACCCGATCCTACCACTTCCACTCCAATCACACCTTCCAGGGCCTTCAGTTCTATTACCAGGACAACCACTGCACGGAGCCCAGCTACACCCTCCTGATCCAGGGCAGCGTGCAGCCACGGCAAGGCTCCTGGGTGGTGCGTGGGGGCACCGAGGCCGACTACCAGCTGAGCCGGGTGCTGCTGGTAGCCCACAGCCCCGCGGCGGCCAGAGAGCTGCAGGCGAAGCTGGCGTGGAGGTGCGGTCTGAAGGAGCACCTGGAGCCCGAGCTGGGCTACGAGGTGTGGGCGGAGGGCCCGGAGCACGCCGCTCGTCGTGACTGCACCCGCGGCCTCGACTTCAGCATGCaggagctgctgctgctgcgCGTGGAGAGGCGCCATCGCCATGGCGACCCTGGCAGACAGGCGGAGGAGTTGTTCTTGGGAGACTTGCACACAGAGCGCGCTCAGAGGAGACTCTACAAGCCCTCGGGCTACCAGCCCCCCCTGCTGAGTGTCAAG ACTTGCGATCACACCTGTATTATGTGTCGGATCATCTCTGCAGCGGACCTTCACCGTCCACCCATCCTGCCATCCCAGAATGATCACTTTCTCCATCTCTATGGTAATTGGGTTAGCAAGCGCTGCGAAGTCCGTCCAGGGGTCCTCTTCCTCGTTCGCCATTTTGTCTTCCATGAGGACAGCAGCATTTGGGAGGgacactactaccactattcaGACCCATTGTGCAGACATCCCACTTTTAGCATCTCTGCCAGAGGACACTACAGCCAAGGGGTTCCCTCTACAACAGTCATGGGAGGCACTGAATTCACTTTCACAG TGACCCATATGAAGGTCACGCCCATGGACATGGCTACTACGTCTTTGCTGAATATCTTCAGTGGGGACGAGTGTGGTAAACAGGGCTCATGGCGGCTGGGGATCCAGCAGGATGTGACCTCCACTTCAGGCTGTGCTGCCCTTGGCATCCGTCTACCCCACACCGAGTACGAGCTCTTCCACATGGAACGGGATTCATCTGGACACAAGCTCCTCTTCAACGGCCAGAGACCGACCAACGGCTCCAGCCCAGACCGTCCTCACAAGCGTGCAACGTCCTACCAGCCACCACTGATACACTGCATCCCCAGCCAGGAAGGAATTGGAAAGGAAGGAGACCATCACTTCATGCTTGGAAACGGCTCCAAGATCCAGTACTTGCGCTTGTTGCATGTCATCTCCTTGGTTACACTTGTGTTCTCTGTCATTTAA